gcgttttctgccacactttttccttcctacagacttcccactgaggtgccttgatacagcactctgggaacagcctatttgttcagaaatttctttctgtgtcttaccctcttgcttgagggtgtcaatagtggccttctggacagcagtcaggttggcagtcttacccatgattggggttttgagtgatgaaccaggctgggagttttaaaggcctcaggaatcttttgcaggtgtttagagttaactcgttgattcagatgattaggttcatagctcgtttagagacccttttaatgatatgctaattttgtgagataggaattttgggttttcatgagctgtatgccaaaatcatccgtaataagacaataaaagacctgaaatatttcagttagtgtgcaatgaatctaaaatatatgaatgttaaattttcatcatgacattatggaaaataatgaactttatcacaatatgctaatattttgagaaggacctgtagtgtccCTATTAACCTCTAAGAGTTTTGGCATCTCAGACACTGAAAACGTAGCTCATGTGTGGGTATTAAGGGTGGTGAGAGTCTATCCAGTTAgtcaaaaatattattaatttcCAGAATATGAATACAAGACACTTGAAGTATAGTAGCCTACCAAATATTGATTCTGATAGTGCATTCACTGACATTGGGATTGCTGATTGCTCTAAAGGAAATGTAACTAAAATCTAAATGGTAATTTACCCTTCTTGACCCAAATTAATTCCAAACCTAACATCATAATCTGGAATCTGGACCCGCTCCATATAGTAATAAATGACACAgtaataacattttaattacaCAGATTTGGTAATACCTTGCTTTTGTAAGTTTCTGAAAATTTAAGTCTCTTATAGGTATTTTTATACCAGTATGAGTTTGTACTTTAAGATCTGTATGAATGAAAATGAACTTAAAAACCTATATTTAACTTAATTGAAGATTTCCACAAGTTAAAGATTATTTAATCACAATTGTGCTTTGCAGCATTTGACTTGCATGCTTTTACATCTACTCTGACACAAATATCTGTTTGCACTTAAACAGTAAAAAGTAAATTAGAAAGAGGAAACGACACTGACCTGTAAATTTTGCGGTGCTTGAAGCTTGTTCTCCTGATCAGCAAACTTATTTGCAAGATCTGGTTCCAAGGCACTCGTGTTCATTCTGCCCAGCCACTGGATATTGGTGAGGCTGTCATCTAGGGGACCGCAACTTCCATCTATGTCCAGTGGTAAACACAGGTATAAGAGATCAGTTTAATCAACAgcttaaaaatgaaatataaataaaacaggttATTGATGAGGGTGAAAATATAGCTCTTATTTCATACGTACGTGACTGAGTTCCAGTGAGAAATTGATCATGCAAATTGTGGATAGTCTCTGATTTCACTGGTTGTTCAGCTGTACTCCCTGCAGAAGATGACTCCTCTTTGGCAGAAGCCTGACAGAAAGAACCATTGCCCCTACTGACACTCTCACTGAGAAGGATGAACTTATTTGGGCCTTGGGCACCACTCTCTTTGCCCTTTGCAGTGAGAGCACCGATGATGCTTTGTAGATCTGCCTCTTTGGGGATGACAACCACCTGAGTGTTGGACATGGAAGGGTGATCCATGATAGGGATACCACGAGGGAGGCACTGGCTGGCTGCTGGTTTAAGTGGCTCCCCAGAGCCCGAGGCACAGGATTGGTTGTGTTTGTCAGCTGGAGTTGGTTCATTTTGCTGAAACGgtagttttcttcttttcagaaTCAGGGGTCTCCTTGGGCTCCGTCGCATGGTCAGATCACTGAAATTGCCCTTCACTGGATTGCTGTGCAAAAATAACATACATGAAATtagatatttaatattaataaaaaaatatttatataaaaacccGTTTAATATGTTGAAAAAAGCTTCTCACTTTACCTTGTGTGTATAATATTGCTACTATATATAACCAGATCAACGTCTAACGTCTATTACCACCGGAAGAAAACTAAAGACGTCGAGGCTAGCAAGCCGACAATAACCGTTCTccattaataaaacacaaataataacgCATTAATAAATACAACTGCTTACCACAATAATTAAAGTAGATAAATGTTCTTCGTGTGAAATTCAAGCACCCTGTGTCGCTATATCGGCTCAGTAATTGCTTAGCAGCATTAGCCGTCGTTTCCTTAGCGACCTGCACCTTCTAAAACAGCCGTTTGTTAATTTCACCGTTTTCTAACGTTTGGCTGGAATGTATTTAAAGCCAGTGTTCAGTAGTCAATTGTTTATGTGCATAAAACTAAATATTCGAAAGGGAATTCCTGAGTTATAAAGCACTGACCAGCATAATTCACAAGTAAAATAGCACTGCGTTAAATACGCCATTTTAATAAGCGAAATCAAACCTTCATATTACTGCAAAGTTTCAGGCGATTCCACTTGGCTGGACCCCGAGTCAAAGTTGAAACATTGCGTTCATTGTTATGTATTAATCAAATCACTGTAACTGTTATAAAACCGTGTCATGAAGTGTTGTTTACATATCGCCTGGTCGATTCAGAGACGTTTTTGAATTTTGGCGCTGTGGGCGCTGCCTCTTTCCGTCACTCTGATCACGTGGTAAAAATAGACCAATAAGGAGCTAGGGGATAAccccagtaggtggcagtaatgTACATGCACGTTGGCATGCTAATCGatccagaagaagaaaaagaagaaaaccgGAAAATACAACAATGCCTGACAGGACAACAAGAGTAGGATACATAAATTGCATAACTCAGACTTTTGCGTATgttatttatgtagatgacgTCTTACGCGAAGAACAACGGTACAGTAAGTAGAAGTTAGAACTAGGTGCTTGAAAACATTcaaatgcaaactccatgatTTATACTTGAACACGTTTAATGTTAGGTATTTCCTTAGAGATATTTACTCAAActtattaatttatttcctgTGACTTATCTTCCTCTAGATGTGCAGGAATGATTTATATTAATGCCCCGCAAAGCCATTAAGGCGGATAAGCCTGCCCTGCAATTCCTCGAGCGGCCTGTGGGTGGAACCAGACTTCAAAATGTCCCTGAGGTCCGAGCTGCAGTCAATCCCAAAGAATTTTTCtcagagacacaaacacagccCAGTCCAGATCTTAATTCGTGGGTAAGTTCTGTTGTTTATTATGTCGACTGCTTTGGTCTGTATTCATCCCACTAAAATCTCTTGTTCTTCCCCTGCAGAGTTTagatttaaaccatttttcaTAACAGCACAAggatttagatttgttttatcaGTATAAAAAGTGGATTGATCCTGGAGTTGACTAAATAGATTTTAAGTCAAAATGATTAGCGAAAGAACCTGGTAAGGTATAGAAAAGTCTGGGATTTGATACAAGAGTTATTCAGGTCTGTAAGACAGtagacaaaatatttttgtttttggacttcATTCTCTATCCCACTGTCCAAaacttacctttacacaggtaccaaaaatttgcatgtagaccatataactgtggagctatacttgattcatttaagttatgtaatttcaggcagaaattgctctaaaaccccttagggcttaacaggttaatcTATATCTGTCTCTTCAAGTCATCATCTCCGATATTACTAATTTGTGTTGGACACACGGACGCTGTAGCAgagtctaaaaacaaaacaagcagcATTAAAGctcacatatttaaaaaaacgacAAAAAGTATATTAAACAATCTGAAAACGTATAATAAAAGACCATCCATTACTGTTTGTTTATGTTCATTTACGGTGACCTGTCATGTAACATATTGCTTGAGAGAGGAAGTGTGTCTCTCCTTTTCCTTCTGGTGTCTGTTTTTTGtaggttttatattttaatcttCACCAATGTTGAAAAATCTGCCATAAATTTTTAGCGAACTTGGTTCTCTGGCAATTTCAGTCTGGAATGATACGGAATCttgacatgaaaaatgtgttggAATCCGGAGCTGTGTTAATTTAGTGTGGAAAGCTGTGACAAATCATAGCAATACATTTGCATGGCCTGTGGTGGTACTAGGTGTATTAAATTACTGCAACTCTGGCTGTGCCATCCATTTGACTCGCAATTCTTTTAATGTTTCAGGTAAACCCACAGTTTGACTACTCAGCTGCAGCTGCACCTCCGAAAAGACGAGGGAGGAGACAATGCCAGACTGCCACAACCTTACTTGACCGATGCAGTCAGTTGCCTAAAAAAACCAGCACATGCAAATACCCCTCATTGTCATTCCACATTGGGTTAAAGGACCAGTCTCAAAAACAATTAAGGAGTGCAAGCGCAACAAAAAGTGCAGTATCAGAAGTCAAAAATCAAGCTTGGAAATCTGTTTGCCGCAGCAAAAGGACTGTGTCAAATGGAGGTTACTCAGACACTCCAAAAAGGCCGTTGGCCACAATTAGAAAAAGGAATGCTGAAACACGTTCTGAGGGTGCTGCCTCCCACACTAGAAGTTTGGATCAACCTGGAATTCAATCTAAAGAAGTGGCCAACAGATGCAAAATTCCAGCAGAGGGAGCCTCAACACCTTCCTCCACCAAGTTGATACCCACAGAGGTCAACAGTGTCTGCCCACCATCTGATGTGGACACTCCGAAAATGATGTGGGAAGAGGTAAACTGTTACTTCTCTTCCCCTGGACTTTTACTGTTGGCTCAGCCATGTACGCCACCATACAGCGGCCCACCTGATACCTTGGTGGCTGACACGCCGGAGAGGGATTATGGGCTGAAGGTGACGTGGAGGAGGAGAAAAGGTTTGATGTTGATGTTAAAAGAAAGGGGTCACCTATCTGAATTTGATGCACTTATTCATTGCTAaaaaatttcttcttttttttacattttcaaatagTTGCTAATTAATTTTTGATAGCCAATAAATTATGCTTTGTTGCTAATCTAAAGCTGTTAATGATAAACTTGGTGATCATCAGAAATTGTCTGTGATTCAATGTATACATTACTGGTGTTTATCACTAATAAATCACGATAAAACAGACTGTATTTTAACAACTGCAATATTCATAATATACTGCACTGGTAAAATTTGTGGTGCACATTTACTTCTGCTGCCCACTCCAGCTATAACTCATAAAATAGGGAATTTCATGAAGAATATTTTGCTTTGATAAATGTCATGTAAATTAAGAATCTTCTTAATGAACTGTTTctaaacaatgtaaaataaaaagggaacatgtagaaaaaaataaaagcttattttatttttagacaaCCTGTAATTAAAAGTATTAATTTAATATattgaaagtattttttttacatatattaaaagcaaaattgatttaaaatgttttataattattaCAAATACTATTTTGCTAAATGCATTATtataatcaatcaatcaatctttATTCCAGACACAAGGATAGTCCATAgataaaaataagataaaataaaaatcaacagaaagcacatacaaaaagaaaataaaaacaaataaaatgagttataaaagttataaaaaccACAACGCATGTTATATTTCATTGACCCACAAATAAATGATGACACCGATGATTCCACATTCTTGATGGACATCTGACTGTACTCGGTGCAGGGTTTACTAAAATATAATCTATACATATACCTGTACATAAGATTCCTGAGCACAGCTGGACATGTGGCTACACCAACACCTGCAAACAGGTAACTAGCACTACTCCATCTAGGTAGTTTGAGTAGTAGCCTCATAGCGTTATTACGCTACCTGAAGTTTCTGCATGCTGCCTCTTGTATTGTCTCCATGATGGGCAGTGTACATTGGAGTACAGAAGGctttaaaaagaacaattttTGTGGAGGGTGAACACATATCAAATTTTCTGACCAGCGTATTAACTTGTGCATACACCATACAATACTGCCTGTAAATGTCACGATCATCAGGCAGGTCATCAGTTATATAATGTCCCAAATATTTAACCTCATTGCATATGTTGAGAACAGTACCAGACAGGGAAAAATCAGGGGTTATCAGATGCTTATCTGCCTTGCTTCTAACAATCAAAATGTTGCTCTTCTTGGCGTTATATTTAATATCAAGGTCAGCCATATTGAGAGCATACCTTTAGTAACTGTTGAAAACCAGCACTGTATGGACATAGGACCACCAAATCATCTGCATACATCAGGTGGTTAATTATGAGGTCACCAACTACACAGCCTGTTTTGCAGCAATTCAAAAGCTTTGACATCTCATCCATATAGATGTTAAAGAGGTAAGGAGACAGTATACTTCCCTGCCTGAGTCCATTTCCAGTATTAAATACATCAGACACAATATTACCTCATTTTACGTACATTAATTGATGCTCATACCAATAAACAGGGACTCTGATTAGATATTTTGGTACTCCCCTATTATATAACTTATGAAACAGCTTTTGATGATTCACATGGTCAAAAGCTTCAGAGGCATcaataaaacatataaatattgTGGTGTTGTGCCTGTTATACAAGTCTAGAATCTCCTTTAATGCAAGGATGCACATGTCTGTGTCGTGTATAGCTTTAAAACCAAATTGATTGTCAGAGGTCAGGACAAACTCATCCAGCCTATTTAACAGAATCCTTTCTAGGACGTTTGACAGACTACTAACTAAGGCTATAGGTCGGTAATTCTCCAAAGAGCTAATCTTACCTGCTTTATCCTTAATGATGGGTACCAGTATGATAGATAGCATTGAATTTGGTAACAAACCATGGTCTAAGAAGCCAGTGAAACACATGGAAAGTAATGGTCAAATTTTCCTACTTGCATTTTTCAAATGCTCAGCAGAAATATTATCCATACCACATGCCTTGCTGTTTTTCAATGTCATGATTGCATTATGTATTTCTTGAGGGGAAACAACCACATTCTCATTACTATGTATGTCACCCACCACAAAGGTGTTACTTTTGACACAGTTAAGCAGCTCATTGTAGTGCTCCTGCCATAACTTACATCACtgacatttataaatatatatgataTAACATACACTACTATTTTGGTAGTAATTCAATACTACTCATTATTGCTAATGCTCATTTTGTGAGTGATTATACATTTAATTAATAACAATTATTTGGTCATTCTAGATTAAAAATATATGCCTGTGGTCTGAGGATTTTGTGAACATTTCAAAGTCTTGATTTAAAGCGCCACTTGTTCCTACAACAACCCAATTCATGCTAAAATGATCGGTACCTTAAGAGACATCTTTTTTGTATTCGTGATTCACCTTTGACTTCTGTCTACCGAAAATCTcatcataaaatgaaaagaagaaaCTGGGCGGGACGCTCCACCTCTCTCTAGAACGTCGTCCAATTAAATCCATCCTAAAAAACCGACGGGCCAATAGAAAGGCCTGTTCTTGATAAGGTCTGTAACTAAGGACAGAGTAACTGTGCTCTCGACAACGGCATCCAAGAAAAAAAGTGCAGTCGCTCCTGATGGTCTTCCCTTAGCAACCGTGGACAAACATGAGTTACTACAGCATAAGGTGAGCACAATGTTGCTGTCTCGTTGTGTTTTGGAGGGGTCTTTGTCTCCAGCTGTGTAATCAGAAGCCGAGTGTTTCCAACATTTTTGTTTGGTACTAAAAAACTTAAGTGTCGCCCTCAACTTTTAAAAATAGCAGCACTGCTTATAGTGGAGACGGAGGTAGCTAACGCTAGCTTGTTACGAAAACCAGCAGGATTTAACAACCTGCCGCTGGTATTCTAACAGCCGCGGTTTTTCTGTGtgaatttaccttttttttaaatccataatGATAGTTAAAAGACGGCTATTTTACCGAGTGAGCAAACTATCGTAATATTTAACCGTAAAACCGCGTTACTGTATATAATGTAGGAAGAACTTTAAAAGAGCAAATACTTTGTACTGCCTTGTTTTGGTTAAGGTAAATATCCTACAGTACATGGTGTACTGGTGGATAACTTATTTGGCAAAAGCAAAGAGCAGATTTTATTGTTAGTAGTTTGGGAGAAACTATCAGTGCATCTGTATATTTCTGGGAAGAATCCTGATGTACAGCTTCATATTTTATTCACTTTCTGACTATCTACAGCGTGCAAATGCGTTTAGCTAGGGATGACCTGTAAGCATCCTCAAACTTTTCTGGTTTTTAgttggagaaaagaaaaacagtttcatGTCTAAACTTGCCTTTGAGTAATTttgactttttctgttttcttcttttctttgttgtaaaCACTAAAAGGTCTAAATTGCACAATTTGTTAGATAAGTCGTTCACAGTATgcttaaaagcaaaaacacatgTACGCATGTTTAtactaatatttaaaaatattttaataatgatatttacattttttttttactgtgcaaAGTGGGGCTTCCCTTAACTAGTTTTTGTTAATCTACTGACATGTTCTTTCAGTTAATCTAGACAACCAATGTTCTTCCAAAAATGTAAAGCAGTTAAATTATAGCAATGAACTGtcacatttattaaaacatgtGAACAAAGTTgtacaattaaaaatatatgtataaatataaaatgtcacttccagcatgacaaaataaataaaaggaaatacaAAAGTCTGGGTATTCGGTATACCGAATACACTAGGACTGAAATgagagtaaacaaaaacaaagtgcaGCTCCAAAGGAGTTTTTATTACAAACTTtccttaaaatataataatacaaactgtaacatttttatgaaatgtaCAAATGACATATTAACTGTATTATTTCTGAGTTTGTGTGGATTGTATCCAAATTATCCATATACTTACTTAAATATCAGGAAAACATCAAATTGCGATATGATCGCTGGACACTGCAACTGcaatatttttcacatctaAACCACTAATTTGTTGCTCCTCTCTCGTGGGCATAAATGACATTGGACAAACACTcaactggctaaatatattattggcaAGCACCGCTTTACAGCCTTCAAAATATTGCATCCGAGAACGTCTTTGCTGTTGTGGTACTGCACACATTGATACTGTGATTATTACCATTTattatattgtgcagctctaatatTACCTTTTTATTTGCACAGTTAAGTACAAAGTAAATGGACGGAAGGAATGTTGATTTTGGTGGCCACATTAAGTTTGCATTAACATGCACAAGAACAACGCAACTCAATGAAATGTGCCAGAAAACTTGCTCAAAGGTTTATTTACTGGATAATGTAGCCGACTGAAAGCATTTTATTCAGCAGCTTAAAGAAAACGTGTGACCTAATGATTTCTGTTGGCCTCTTGCTCATCTTTCATGCTGCTTGTGCTGCTGTTGCACAACCAAACCGTACAGAGCAAGCGCCTAACTTAAAGTACTCCCATACTTTATACCATTTCAGCCTTCTATAATCTGACACGTCTGACAGTGATGCTTTATCCGCAAAGTTTTCTTTGAAACTGTTTCTCAGATGGAGCCGACCATTGCCTGGAGCTGAAGTCGGCCGACGCACGCGCATAGCCCTGCAGACTGCAGCCAGGGGCTTGATGTCAGCATCATTAATTAGGATGACTAGATCCGGCAGCCCAAGTGAAAATAATCCGCATACCTTATTTCACCGGGAAAGACCGATTTCAatatgaaaactttttttttacgaAGGTGTCCCAGCTACAATGACAGCAGCTTTAAACAATGACACATAAAAAGTCTACAAAATTTAAAGGGTTAGAATATACGCAACTAAAATAAAACCAGTGGCATGTACACTCCAGTTCAACAGAATCATCAATCAAAACTTAATTAAAGATGTTTTGAACAGCTATAATGTTTAAAATTAGTTTCAACTCTGTAGGCGAGATAACTTTAATCAAATGTAGCTGATTTTAAAGCCGAGTACACAAATCAGTGGCAGAATATTTGACTACTATTTGACTTCCCCAACTCAGTTGCAGCCCTTGGCACACTAAAATGGGACAAATTACATTAACTTACACGAAGAAGAGTTTAAAATATGTAAGGAAATAACCCGTGTCCGGTTGACAAACGAGGATATGCCAGTTGTTTGATATTTTCAAGACAAAGCAAAATATCCAGTGTAGGAATACAACATCTGATGATGAGTAAGAGTTTGAAAGCTTGTGGTAAAAGCTTCGTTGTAGATGAGATGTTGAAAGCACATTCTGATGTGTGCAAATAAAGAACCGAAACAAAAATTGCCTTTCATTTCCCTGACAGAAAAAGTCAAAGTAACCTCAACCTTTTCCTGTCACCGTGCCAGTA
This portion of the Girardinichthys multiradiatus isolate DD_20200921_A chromosome 17, DD_fGirMul_XY1, whole genome shotgun sequence genome encodes:
- the rhno1 gene encoding RAD9, HUS1, RAD1-interacting nuclear orphan protein 1, which produces MPRKAIKADKPALQFLERPVGGTRLQNVPEVRAAVNPKEFFSETQTQPSPDLNSWVNPQFDYSAAAAPPKRRGRRQCQTATTLLDRCSQLPKKTSTCKYPSLSFHIGLKDQSQKQLRSASATKSAVSEVKNQAWKSVCRSKRTVSNGGYSDTPKRPLATIRKRNAETRSEGAASHTRSLDQPGIQSKEVANRCKIPAEGASTPSSTKLIPTEVNSVCPPSDVDTPKMMWEEVNCYFSSPGLLLLAQPCTPPYSGPPDTLVADTPERDYGLKVTWRRRKGLMLMLKERGHLSEFDALIHC